A stretch of the Rhizobium sp. CCGE531 genome encodes the following:
- a CDS encoding ABC transporter substrate-binding protein produces MIIGFFLAATLAIPLTAKAGGLSELPREERKTYELLDPRLPTGESVFRNFRAKRAPPWKIGYASSYADNTWRANVLDEFTNKLLPTFKKAGLVSELVVTQSNLDDSAQISQMRQMVDDGVDAIIICCSNLTALNPTIEYAHSKGVPVISYSGYVTSPFAINATENNMQGGFEASKWLAEEIEGSGNVLLVSGITGFASSDSFQAGATKALEYYPEINVVGQVDGKWTDSVAQSEVQKFLAANPGRIDGIIVQSGAESGVIDAVRQSGREIVPVVLGGEASASCYWRKNPEFVSRSFHFWPPRSEARFVWDVMMRTLEGQGPKIQSILRPAIPYTIDDVKSDLPADCDPNSEDWLEPKDAAWWTADAAAKFFDNPADPLSWRPTN; encoded by the coding sequence TTGATAATTGGATTTTTTCTCGCTGCAACCCTGGCCATCCCGCTGACGGCGAAGGCTGGCGGGCTCAGTGAACTGCCGCGGGAAGAGCGGAAGACCTACGAGTTATTGGACCCGCGGTTGCCCACGGGAGAGTCTGTGTTTCGGAATTTCAGAGCAAAGCGAGCGCCACCGTGGAAAATTGGTTACGCCTCGAGCTACGCTGATAACACATGGCGTGCGAACGTCCTTGATGAATTTACAAACAAGCTTCTGCCGACTTTCAAGAAGGCTGGGCTGGTATCCGAGCTCGTCGTTACGCAGTCCAATCTCGATGATAGCGCCCAGATCAGCCAAATGCGGCAGATGGTAGATGATGGTGTCGACGCCATAATCATATGCTGCTCCAACCTTACAGCGCTCAACCCGACAATAGAGTACGCCCATTCGAAGGGCGTGCCTGTTATCTCATACTCCGGTTATGTGACGTCGCCGTTCGCAATCAATGCGACAGAGAATAACATGCAGGGCGGTTTTGAGGCGTCAAAGTGGTTGGCGGAAGAGATCGAAGGTAGCGGCAATGTGCTGCTTGTGTCCGGAATCACTGGCTTCGCCTCCTCAGACAGCTTTCAGGCCGGCGCCACAAAAGCCTTGGAGTACTATCCCGAGATCAACGTCGTGGGACAAGTTGACGGGAAATGGACAGACAGCGTCGCACAATCCGAAGTTCAGAAGTTCCTTGCCGCCAACCCTGGCCGAATTGATGGTATTATTGTTCAGTCGGGAGCCGAGTCTGGTGTGATCGACGCCGTCCGCCAGTCCGGGCGCGAGATTGTGCCGGTCGTGCTTGGCGGAGAGGCTTCGGCATCATGCTACTGGCGTAAGAATCCTGAATTTGTAAGCAGGAGCTTCCACTTCTGGCCGCCGCGCTCCGAGGCTCGTTTCGTATGGGACGTGATGATGCGCACTCTGGAGGGTCAAGGTCCGAAGATACAGTCTATTCTGCGACCGGCGATTCCTTACACGATTGATGATGTAAAATCGGATCTGCCAGCTGATTGCGACCCTAATAGTGAAGACTGGCTCGAACCGAAGGATGCAGCTTGGTGGACTGCTGACGCTGCCGCTAAATTTTTCGACAATCCAGCAGATCCGCTTTCCTGGAGACCCACCAACTGA
- a CDS encoding NAD(P)-binding domain-containing protein — MSDPTIGIIGTGDFAAYLVSALRRGGHSGRIILSPFSQTRAQSLATAGNCKIATDDQALIDQADWILLSVRPEQLVAVLSKLRLRDTQTLISAVAGVTIASLRSSLRTNSPIVRIMPSSYIGVIDGGLFPLFPSSDDINSVFERAGKVLALDREADLDLAMIGACLAGFTYSFASRLEKWFVDHGMEASKARDLVAGNLLGAAGNALANQSISLDAISDRIATPGTYTKVGLDYLRHRNSFEPWAEALSLIDLDLKSKTSSKP; from the coding sequence GTGAGTGACCCAACGATCGGGATTATCGGCACCGGGGATTTCGCGGCGTATTTGGTCTCTGCGTTGCGCAGAGGCGGCCACTCCGGCCGTATCATACTTTCGCCCTTCAGTCAGACACGCGCGCAATCCCTCGCTACCGCTGGAAACTGTAAGATCGCGACGGACGATCAGGCCTTGATTGATCAGGCCGACTGGATTCTTCTCTCGGTCAGGCCCGAGCAGCTAGTAGCAGTTCTCTCAAAGTTGCGGCTTCGCGACACGCAAACCTTGATCTCCGCCGTTGCTGGCGTGACGATCGCAAGCTTGCGTAGCAGCCTGCGCACAAACTCCCCCATCGTTCGCATAATGCCCTCGAGTTACATCGGGGTGATCGACGGTGGTCTCTTTCCACTGTTTCCATCGTCCGATGACATCAATAGTGTTTTTGAGCGCGCGGGGAAGGTCCTTGCGCTGGACAGAGAGGCCGACCTTGATCTCGCGATGATCGGAGCGTGCTTGGCTGGATTCACATACAGCTTTGCTTCACGGTTGGAGAAATGGTTCGTCGATCACGGCATGGAGGCCTCTAAGGCGAGAGATTTGGTCGCTGGGAACTTACTGGGCGCGGCGGGCAACGCACTAGCAAATCAGAGTATTTCCCTTGACGCGATCTCCGATCGGATCGCCACGCCTGGCACGTACACGAAGGTGGGCCTCGATTACCTGCGCCACCGAAATTCATTTGAACCTTGGGCCGAGGCGCTTAGCTTGATCGACCTCGACTTGAAATCGAAGACGTCCTCTAAGCCATAA